Proteins encoded within one genomic window of Mya arenaria isolate MELC-2E11 chromosome 13, ASM2691426v1:
- the LOC128213533 gene encoding uncharacterized protein LOC128213533 produces the protein MAFWYGKYERESPRERERDVLDQITDRIDSFSIRDRTRREKYDSFPDRDCEWSPERRCPLHTGHEQYRREPYEDGHLEGRGRPGSQRPLSKVSNPPRTLHYDGKTNWAAFSTKFGKYAKASQLSSEECKDTLCWCLEGKASEYYALVMEQSPDFEFYDLMQRFEKQFGLKELLETAAIRFDNARQFPEESLDDWADRVLSLATKAFRELPEQYMYRKTTLRFCLGCSDREAGESVANQRPRSIEDALDKIRWAIHMHNPIHGRSWKEVREVALEEDIIPDKFATTFRPSGTSLSPRVSFSLPKMKEEGKQSMEDPEKRIRCLENKMDKMVSKTQIESLERRMMHMESAVHELGNNMKRVMNDLARMRWASRRRSPSPSPNNDIKSFRCKSEDHFIRNCPVEASEGERPKVVKAVSFEESLNLQGSREEAISRPRGKIRPMMWLK, from the coding sequence ATGGCTTTCTGGTATGGCAAATATGAAAGAGAAAGTCCTCGGGAGAGGGAAAGGGATGTGTTGGATCAAATTACAGATAGGATAGATTCCTTTTCAATCCGTGATCGTACACGGAGGGAAAAATATGACTCCTTCCCTGATAGAGACTGTGAGTGGTCGCCAGAAAGGAGGTGTCCACTGCATACCGGACATGAGCAGTACAGACGGGAGCCATATGAAGATGGTCATTTAGAGGGTAGAGGGCGTCCCGGTTCTCAACGACCACTGTCTAAGGTGTCTAACCCACCAAGAACTTTACATTATGATGGAAAAACAAATTGGGCGGCGTTTAGTACCAAGTTCGGCAAGTATGCCAAAGCCTCCCAGTTATCATCTGAGGAGTGTAAGGACACTTTATGCTGGTGTTTGGAGGGAAAGGCCAGTGAGTATTATGCTCTGGTAATGGAGCAATCTCctgattttgaattttatgatttaatgcaGCGTTTTGAGAAACAGTTTGGCCTGAAGGAGTTATTGGAGACAGCTGCCATCCGTTTTGACAATGCTCGACAATTCCCAGAAGAGTCATTAGATGATTGGGCAGACAGAGTTTTAAGTCTAGCCACTAAAGCATTTCGTGAACTCCCTGAACAGTACATGTACCGGAAAACCACTTTGCGTTTCTGTTTGGGTTGTTCCGATCGCGAAGCGGGTGAGAGTGTAGCGAACCAGCGACCACGTTCCATAGAAGATGCACTAGACAAGATACGGTGGGCGATCCATATGCACAATCCGATTCATGGTCGTTCCTGGAAAGAAGTTAGGGAAGTGGCTTTGGAGGAGGACATTATTCCAGATAAATTTGCAACTACATTTCGTCCTTCAGGAACATCTTTGTCCCCAAGGGTGTCGTTCTCCTTACCGAAAATGAAAGAGGAAGGGAAACAAAGTATGGAAGATCCAGAAAAGAGAATCAGATGTCTGGAGAACAAAATGGATAAGATGGTTTCTAAGACCCAAATAGAGAGTCTAGAAAGAAGAATGATGCACATGGAAAGTGCAGTCCATGAACTTGGGAATAATATGAAACGTGTTATGAATGACCTTGCAAGAATGCGTTGGGCATCAAGGCGCCGGTCGCCATCTCCCTCCCCAAATAATGACATAAAGAGTTTTAGATGTAAAAGTGAGGATCACTTCATCAGAAATTGCCCGGTTGAAGCATCTGAAGGGGAAAGACCAAAAGTTGTAAAAGCTGTTTCATTTGAAGAATCTTTAAACCTCCAGGGGTCGAGGGAGGAGGCCATATCCCGACCCAGGGGCAAGATCCGGCCGATGATGTGGTTGAAGTAG
- the LOC128213534 gene encoding ribitol-5-phosphate transferase FKTN-like: MKKSVVFKCLFIFIFCFISVQIFIVPAYLDNQERQKKDELLVSFTQMQRLMKLTTALHVNLFVVDPDLLSAGDKWPARLREGLVRSVTLGHLHSSEAVRLDRYRAHFETLGFKYYTTSTFDPGSKTHLPAHHFLCGTRLTVHIVEWFNRTKDTVWHSEVRWRHPPPLNTCVLDDRHFYQHPGLYDNFHISKVDKYYVPNPAEKFLQDIPDSNLVECNLTRADQFFRKNPPDSAEQAKLFQRNARQIIARAKLYLDELGIPFWLSSGTCLGWFRQCSIITYSQDVDLAIFIRDFKPELIPTFERGGFFLKHVFGKVSDSYELSFQAGDIKLDLFFFYEEGNITWNGGTHHETGQKYKYLFPTFNLCWTVFLDLKVRVPCPPQPYIEANYGQNWLEPVTHWEWNKSPPNVRENGVWPKEEWDEVIQVF, encoded by the exons GAGAGGCAAAAGAAAGATGAATTATTG GTATCCTTCACCCAGATGCAGAGGCTTATGAAGCTCACCACAGCCCTGCATGTGAACCTGTTTGTAGTGGATCCAGACCTACTGTCAGCTGGTGACAAGTGGCCAGCCAGACTGCGAGAGGGACTTGTGCGCTCTGTCACACTGGGACATCTACACAGTAGTGAGGCAGTCAGACTG GATAGATACCGTGCCCACTTTGAAACCCTTGGATTCAAGTATTACACAACCAGTACGTTTGATCCAGGAAGTAAGACACACCTCCCTGCCCACCACTTCCTGTGTGGAACGAGACTTACTGTGCACATTGTGGAATGGTTTAACAGGACGAAGGACACGGTCTGGCACAGCGAGGTCAGATGGAGGCACCCCCCTCCCCTCAACACATGTGTGCTGGATGACAGGCATTTCTATCAGCATCCCGGACTCTATGACAa CTTTCATATTTCTAAAGTGGACAAGTATTATGTTCCAAATCCAGCTGAGAAGTTCTTACAAGACATACCAGACAGTAACTTAGTGGAATGTAACCTGACTAGAGCCGACCAGTTTTTCCGAAAAAATCCGCCAGACAGTGCAGAACAGGCAAAACTGTTTCAGAGAAATGCTCGACAAATCATTGCAAGAGCAAAACTGTACTTGGATGAACTAGGGATACCTTTCTGGCTCAGCAGTGGAACTTGTCTTG GCTGGTTCCGACAGTGCAGTATTATAACCTACAGTCAGGATGTGGACCTGGCAATATTTATACGTGACTTCAAACCAGAGCTCATACCAACTTTTGAGAGGGGAGGGTTTTTCCTGAAACATGTCTTCGGGAAG GTGTCCGACAGTTACGAGCTGTCGTTCCAGGCAGGAGACATCAAGCTAGATCTGTTCTTCTTCTACGAGGAGGGAAACATTACATGGAACGGTGGAACACACCATGAGACAGGGCAAAAATACAA GTACTTATTTCCAACATTTAATTTGTGTTGGACTGTGTTTCTGGACTTGAAAGTGCGCGTGCCATGTCCACCCCAGCCCTACATAGAGGCCAACTATGGACAGAACTGGCTGGAGCCAGTCACACACTGGGAGTGGAACAAGAGTCCGCCAAATGTGAGGGAAAATGGAGTGTGGCCAAAAGAGGAATGGGATGAAGTTATTCAGGTTTTctga